The DNA region AATATCCCGAACAACTTCTTCGCTCAAACCACGGCGAGCGTTGTCGCTCACTTCGTTTTTATCCGACCAGCCGAAAGCGTAGTTTCCGATGCCTTCCAGCTCCGGATTGCGTTCCAAGATGTCGGTTATCACCGTGTCGGTGGCCTCTTTCTGGGCTGTGTCTGTCTGACTGTCGGCCAGTTGATCTGTCATCAGTTGCTGCCTTTCTGCAGATCGGTGGATGCGATTGATGCTGATTGCCCCGGCTCGTCTTCTTGTGGAAGTCGGCCGGTAGGAATGTGGGTTGTGCAAACGTGTCCGCCGCTGGCCAAGGTAGATAGCCGCCGGACGTCAACGCCTAACAGACGGGAAAAAGCTTCAGTTTCCGCTTCGCAGAATTCTGGGAATTCGGCTGCCAACTCCAAAGCAGGGCAGTGACCCTGGCAAAGCTGCACAGCCTGCAACGGCCCGGAGCCCAGCAACTGATTTGCCGAGGATACATAGCCATCTCCGCTGAGTGCCTCGGAGAGAATCGCGGCTCGCCGCACGACGTCGTCGCCAGCTTCGGCGAGGAGCGGCTCGTAACGCTTTTCCATCTTGGCAAACCGTTGCTCAGCGAACTCTTGAATGGCTCGCTCGCCTTTGACCTCAACCAATTGCGACAGCGCGGTCCGAGCTATCTGCAGGTAGTCATTGCCCAAGTCAGATTGGCCATGGCTGGAAAGGACGTAACGTCGCGCTGGACGCCCGGCACCCTTGCCTGAGCCGCGAACAAGTTTAACCTCGATGACGCCGCTCTTGGCTAACTGATCAAGGTGCCGACGAACCGCGGCTGGCGTAAAACCGAGCAAGGTACCAAGTTGGGCGGCGCTGGCTGGGCCGTGTTCCAACACCGCACTGCGAACTCTGTCTCGAGTGCGTTCATCACTTTCAATACCGGGCGGAACCGAAGTTCCGAAGGGTATTCCAAGGGCCGGCGAGGGCACGCCGGATTCCTGAGATTCAACCTTCATGGAATACACAACACAATTATGACCTAATAGCTTCCCGTCAACTAGTTAGGCGGGCCTTCCCCGGTAATTTTGGCTATATTTGTCGCGACTATTTGAGGAACTAGCCGCCGATTCCGTTAAGGAACTTTGCCATCAATGGTCCCAAGACCACGGAGGCGTACCCGCCGTCTTCAATAAACATTGCCGCTGCAAGGTCACCTTGGATCGCTATCAGCCAGGAGTGCGTCTTCGGCGGCGTATCGGTGCCGAATTCCGCGGTGCCAGTCTTCGCAAAGACCTGCCCGCCCGGCAGATTCAACAGCGGTCCGGCGTTTCGTTCGCTGACCACTCCGGCCATCAGTTCTTTCAACGAACCGGTCTCCCCCGCGGTCAACGCGACCGGCGGAGTCGCAGCAGCCGAGTTCGACGCCCGGCTTGCTGGGCTGGACGGGCTGGATGGTGCAGCAGAACCCGACGGCGTCGGATTAGTGATGACCAACTTTGGCTTGACCAAAGCGCCAGCAGCCACGCTAGCGGCAATATTTGCCATCCCTACCGGCGAAACCTGGACCTTACCCTGCCCAATCATCGAAGCAGCGTGCTCAGCGGGAGTTCCATCCAGCGGTACCGAACCGTCGTAACTGCTAGCGCCAACGTCCGTTGGCACGCCGATGCCAAGCGAGGCAGCGGCAGAGGCCAACTCCGCCTGGCTAACGGCACCGGCTTGCGAGATAAATGCGGTATTGCAGGAGTATGAAAACGCCGTCCGCAATGGCACATTGCCCAGTTTGGCAGCATTGTAAGTTGGTGCGTTTTTGAAGGTAGTGCCGCCGGCCTCAAGGGTCGGAGTGCAGGGCACTACCGAATCCGGTGTCTGCCCTTTTCGGAGCATCGCGAGCGAAGTAATTGTTTTAAATGTTGACCCCGGCGCGTACTGACCCAGCATCGCCGTATCGTAGCCATTGCTGCCCGGACCGCTAGCGGCGGCCAGAATTGCACCGGTAGAAGGCTTGATCGCCACAATTGACGAAGCAGAAACCGATGCCTGATTTGCTGGATCGGCCAAAAGCCCTTCAGCTAAGTTTTGAACCTTGCTGCTCAACGTCGTGGTGAGGTTGGCGCCCGGCTTGGACTGAGTATCGAAGAGAACTCTGGGCTGATCCGAAGCGGCCGCCTTGGGATCTTTTTCCACTACCTGAATTCCAGGCGTGCCAGCGAGCTGCTTGTCATACTGTGCTTGCAAGCCGCTAAGCCCAGTATGATCGCCGCTTTTGATTCGGCCATTGGACTTGTCGATCAATTCAGCCGTCGCCTCACCCACGGTGCCCAGAATCGGACGCGCAAATCCGCGTGTTGGCGCGAGTGGAAGCTTGTCTTTGATCGCCACCGCACCGGCGATAGCGCCAATTTGCTGATCGGTAACGGTTCGGCTGGCATCGTCTCGCAAGGAAAGAGCTTCCACAAAAGCTTGTGGTCCGGCGGCGGCAACCTGCTTAGCATAAGCGTCTAAATCAACTTGGACTAGAGCGGCAAGTGCACGCGCTGAAGCGTCAATAACACCTGCATCAGCTTTTGTCTTATCGATCCCGATTCGCAGCACCGGACGATCCTCCACCAGAACTTCGCCGCCGTCGCCCAAAATCTGACCTCGGGCTGGCGCGCTGCTTCGCAAATGCAGCGAGTCGCCGTCTTTAAATCCTGGAATAACCATTTGCGGTGACCATGCGGTGGTCCAGGTGCTGTCTTTGCGGCTGAGCGATGCGGTGGTGCTGTAAGTCCAGGTGCCGCCGTTGAAACCCCAATCGTAATTGAGCTTGGCGGTTACCTGGTCTTTAGAGTCTTTTGCTGGATCAACTGAGAGGAAGCTGACTTTCGGTTGCACCGAAGCCAATGCCTTAACCATCGCAGCGACTTTGTCATTAACCTCGGAACCGTCTTTGGCTCCGGTAAAGGACAACGCGTTCACATTCAGCGAGGATAAGCCGCTAGCTAGCTTTTGCGCGGCATCTTTTGCACCGTTGTCCCCGTTATCGCAGGCGCTCAGGGTCAAGGCAGAAACGGATACAGAGACGGCAATCACTAAGGCTTTTCGATTGAGCATTCCACTAGTATGCCAAAGCTTGGCGATTGGAACGCTACTACCTGTCGTAGAATACTTCAGTGTCCGATGCCCTCGCTGCCGCCCTAACCATAGATGGCTTAGTCAAAGACGTCGGCCCATTTCCTGCGCTCGATGGACGAATGAAACGCGTTATTAGCGATCTGTCCCTCACCGCACACTTCGGCCAAGTCACAGTACTTCTGGGCAGCAACGGAGCGGGTAAGACCACCACACTGGAATGTGCGCAAGGCCTGCAGCGACGTCAGGGTGGCAATATTTCGCTGCTTGGCCAGGACCCAGAAAAAGCTGATGCCTCGTTACGGGCCCGAGTCGGCGTGATGCTTCAAGACGGCGGCTTGCCCCCCGCAATGCGCCCGGTTCAGCTGCTAGAACTTGTTGCCGGCATGTATCAGAACCCGCTGCCAGTCAATGAATTGGCCGAGCAACTGGGCATCAACGAATTTGCCAACACCACAATTCGGCGACTTTCGGGCGGCCAAAAGCAACGAGTGGCACTCGCCGCAGCTCTGATCGGGCGGCCAGAAGTTGTTTTCCTCGATGAGCCCAGCGCTGGGCTCGACCCGCAATCAAGGCAACTGGTTTTCGATCTGATCAGACAGCTGCGCGCTGACGGCCTCGCCGTGATTTTGACGACGCATCTGCTCGACGACGCACAGCGGCTTGCTGACTACGTTTACATCATTGATGACGGCCGAACAGTAGCCGAGGGAACCGTGCCGGAGCTGCTGAGCAACGCCGCAAAAGTTGAAGCAGAACGCAGCTTCTCCTTCGATGCCAGTGCTGCGCTGGACTTCAGCGGCGCGCTCCGGGCAGAAGTAGCCATCGTGGAAACTCGGCCAGGCAGCTATTTGCTCACTGGACCGCTCTTGCCGGAAGATTTAGCCGCCTTGGCAACTTGGTGGGCTGAACACCATGTCATGCCAAGTGCCATTAATTTGGCTTCGCACTCACTCGAAGACGTCTTCCTTGACATTGCCAACGCCGCTGCGGCAGAACGGAGCGGCACATGAACTCGGCAACCTCATCAAACGTTTCCCGGCCAGCTATCTCTCAACCCGCGTCGCTTGGCCGCCGCATCTTGCAACAAGGTCGCCACGAAACCTTGACCATGTTGCGCAACGGCGAGCAGCTAACGCTGGCGATCGTGTTGCCGTTACTGGGCCTGATTGCCCTGACGGTCACGCCGCTCCTTGACAATTTAGGCCAGGCCAGAATCGACATTGCTGCGCCAGGAGTGCTCGCACTGTGTGCGATGTCTACCGCACTGACCGGGCAAGGCATCGCAACCGGCTTTGACCGCAGATACGGCGTGCTCCGGTTTCTTTCGACGACGCCGCTGGGACGTACCGGTTTGATTGTTGGCAAGGTTGCGGCAGTGCTAGCGGTATTGGTCATTCAGGTTGTGGTGATTTCCGCCGTTGCGCTGCTACTGGGCTGGCAGCCTAATTTCCCGGGTTTGTTATTGGGCATCACGTTGCTGATCTTGGGAGCGCTAGCTTTTAGCTCCTTGGGTTTACTGATCGCCGGTACCGCTCGTCCGGAAGCAACTTTGGCGTTGGCGAATCTGCTTTGGATCCTTTTCGGCGCGCTTGGCGGCATCGTGCTGCCAGCCAACCGGTTACCCGGGATGATGCAAGACATCGTGCATTTCTTACCCTCAGGTGCATTGGGCGATTCAATGCGACAAGCATTTTTAGGCGGCGGACTGGACGTGTTTTCCGTCGTGATCTTAGTACTTTGGGCTGTCCTCGCTTCGGCGGCAGCGATCAAGTGGTTTAAATGGAGTTGAGATGAGTTCTTTGTACCGGTCCATCACGGCCAAATTGCCGACGGCGGTAAACCCCACCGTCCGTCGTCTGGCCATTGCCTCGCTCATTGGTCAGGCGGTACTGATTGGAACAGGCGGCGCCGTCCGGTTAACATCTTCCGGCTTGGGCTGCCCCACTTGGCCCAGGTGCACGCCAGAATCATTGGTCAACACCCCTGAAATGGGCATCCACGGAATCATTGAATTCGGCAATCGTGCGTTGACTTTTGTGCTCGCTATTATTGCCGTGTCGATGCTGGTCTTTCTTTGGAACTTGCGCAAAGAACGCAAAGATCTGTTTTGGTTGGCGTTTGGACTTCTTGCCAGCATTCCGGCTCAAGCCATCATCGGCGGTCTTTCGGTCCTGACAAAGCTCAACCCTTGGGTAGTGGGCTTGCACTTCTTAGTTTCGTCCGCACTAGTGGTATTCGCCAAGCTCTTGGTCAATCGAGCCTACGGTCGGCCGCCGGCGTCGCAAAAGCCCGTTCGCCCGCTACTGCGTCAGCTAGCTCTAACCAGCGCAGTTTTGGTCGGCATTGCGGTAGTCATCGGTGTCATGGTTACTGGCTCTGGCCCGCATGCCGGTGACGCAAATGCACCGCGAAACGGCTTAGATTCAGATCTCATCACCCGAATCCACGTGCTGCCGGTTTATCTTTTAGTCGCGGTTTCGGTGCTTCTGCTCGTCGTGACCTGGAAACGCGGCAAGGGCGATTTGCTCCGCTCCGCAAGCTTATGGCTCATCGCTACTGTCGTCTTGCAAGCCGTCATCGGCTACACCCAGCACTTCACCGGCTTGCCGCCACTCTTGGTTGGCCTACACATGCTTGGCGCTGCCGCTTTGCTCGCAGCGGGCACAAATGTTGCCGACGTCGCGCTACATTCTCGGAGGGCCTAGCGCAGGGCATTAGCCCATCAGCGGCATGCCAACAAAGGGATCAACGGCAAGAGCTACGAAAAGTAGCGTCAAGTAGCTGATTGAGCCATGGAAGACTTTCATTGCGCTCTTATTGGTCACAGTGTCGTGTGAAGCTTTCGAATGCAGGCGATGCGCTTCGAGCAAGAACCAGAGACCAGCTGCCCCTGCGACTACGGTATAGACGATGCATGCGTGCCCAAGTGGGATCAGCAAAAGCGAGCAGACCACCATTGCCCAGGTGTAAAGCACCACCTGAACGGAAACGATTCGTGCGCCAGCCACCGCACCCAGCATCGGAACGTTCGCAGCTTTGTAGTCCTCGCTGTAGCGCATAGAGAGCGGCCAGTAGTGCGGTGGTGTCCACAAGAAGATCACCATGAACAAGATAATCGCGGGCCATTCGACTTTATTAGTTACAGCTGCCCAAGCGATCAGCACCGGCATGCAGCCAGCAACGCCGCCCCAGACAATATTTTGCGCGGTGCGACGTTTCAAAATCAGCGTGTAGACCACCACGTAGAAGAAAATCGCCGCAATGCCCAGCAAGCCGGCCAGCGGGTTTGCGCCAAACCAGAGAATCGCTATCGACAAAATGCCCAGTGCCCAGGAGAACACCAAGGCTTCGCGTGGGGTGACCGCACCTGTCACCAAGGGGCGGTCTTCCGTCCGGTGCATGATCTTGTCAATGTCCCGGTCGATGTAGCAGTTGAATGCGCCGGCACTTCCGGCAGCAAATGCGCCGCCGATCATGGTGGCAAGAATAAGCCAAATATTTGGCAGCCCTCGGGCGGCAAAAATCATGGTTGGCAAGGTGGTGACGAGCAAAAGCTCCATCACTCGGGGCTTCGTCAAAGCGATATAAGCCTTGGTTTTGGCCGCAAAACCTAGTTTGTGCGGCGGGTTCCCCGCTGCCGCGGTGGTCGCTGGTGCCTGCGTCAAGCGCACGAATGCCCCACTTACCTCAAAAGATGTGATCTGACAATGCTAATCCTAGTCAATATTACCCGCACTTACTCGAACGCTGCGCCGCCAGCTCGATCACGCAATTCTGATCCGACTATGTGACTCAGCAGACGTTGCCAGTTGGCGTTACACCAAGCCTTAAAGCACTAAGCTGGGGAGGGAGTTCAAGGATCCGTATTTTCTGTATGAAAGGGCACTGACTTTCGATGCCACAGGAACAGCAAGAATTTTCATGGACCACGCTCGATCAGCGGGCCGTCGACACGATTAAAGTGTTGGCTGCGGACGCGGTTGAGAAAGTTGGCAATGGGCACCCCGGAACGGCAATGAGCCTAGCTCCGGCGGCTTATCTCATCTTCCAGAGGCTACTGAAGCACGATCCGGGCGACCCGCAGTGGGCTGGCCGCGACAGGTTTATCCTCTCGCCAGGCCACAGTTCACTGACGCTTTACATTCAGTTGTTCCTTTCCGGGTATGGCTTGGAGCTGAGCGATCTGGAAGCGCTGCGGACTTGGGGAGCGCTCACTCCAGGGCACCCGGAATACAAACACACTAAGGGCGTTGAAATCACCACTGGCCCCTTGGGTCAAGGTTTGGCTTCCTCGGTGGGCTTTGCGTACTCGCAGCGCCGGATGCGCGGCTTGTTTGATGCAGATGCTGCTCCGGGCACCAGCCCTTTCGACCACAATATTTGGGTCATCGCCTCTGATGGCGACCTGCAAGAGGGCGTCACCAGCGAGGCTTCATCGTTGGCTGGGCACCAGGAACTCGGCAACCTCGTGGTCGTTTACGATCAAAACCACATTTCAATTGAAGACGATACTGACATTGCTTACTCAGAAGACGTTCTCAAGCGTTATGAGGCCTACGGGTGGCATGTACAGCGCGTGGATTGGACGAAGACCGGCGACTACGTCGAAGACGTCGAGGGCCTGTACCACGCGTTAATCGAAGCTAAAAACGAGACCTCTAAGCCGTCGATCATCGCACTTCGGACCATCATTGGTTGGCCTTCACCGACCAAGCAGAACACCGGCAAGATTCACGGATCTGCGCTGGGCGCCGAAGAAGTGGCTGGTTTGAAGAAGGTTTTGGGATTCGGCCCAGAGAAGACTTTCGACGTCGATCCGGAGGTACTTGCGCACGCCCGCGAAGTTGCCGCACGCGGTGCAGAGGCACACGCTGACTGGGATAAAGAACTCACCAGCTGGCAAGCCGGCAACCCTGACGGTGCCGCATTGCTTGACCGAATCGAATCGGGCGCTTTGCCCACCGATTGGGCCGGCGCTTTGCCCACCTTCGAAGCAGGCAAAGACGTCTCGACCCGCGCGGCCTCCGGCAAGGTCATCAATGCCATTGCAAGTGAATTGCCCGAGCTGTGGGGTGGCTCTTGCGATTTGGCCGAGTCAAACAACACCACAATCGAGGGCGCGCCGTCGTTCGTTCCTAGTGACCGGCAGACTGGCGCATGGAGCGGCAACCCTTACGGTCGGGTACTGCACTTCGGCATCCGCGAACAT from Renibacterium salmoninarum ATCC 33209 includes:
- a CDS encoding helix-turn-helix transcriptional regulator, whose protein sequence is MYSMKVESQESGVPSPALGIPFGTSVPPGIESDERTRDRVRSAVLEHGPASAAQLGTLLGFTPAAVRRHLDQLAKSGVIEVKLVRGSGKGAGRPARRYVLSSHGQSDLGNDYLQIARTALSQLVEVKGERAIQEFAEQRFAKMEKRYEPLLAEAGDDVVRRAAILSEALSGDGYVSSANQLLGSGPLQAVQLCQGHCPALELAAEFPEFCEAETEAFSRLLGVDVRRLSTLASGGHVCTTHIPTGRLPQEDEPGQSASIASTDLQKGSN
- a CDS encoding penicillin-binding transpeptidase domain-containing protein; translated protein: MLNRKALVIAVSVSVSALTLSACDNGDNGAKDAAQKLASGLSSLNVNALSFTGAKDGSEVNDKVAAMVKALASVQPKVSFLSVDPAKDSKDQVTAKLNYDWGFNGGTWTYSTTASLSRKDSTWTTAWSPQMVIPGFKDGDSLHLRSSAPARGQILGDGGEVLVEDRPVLRIGIDKTKADAGVIDASARALAALVQVDLDAYAKQVAAAGPQAFVEALSLRDDASRTVTDQQIGAIAGAVAIKDKLPLAPTRGFARPILGTVGEATAELIDKSNGRIKSGDHTGLSGLQAQYDKQLAGTPGIQVVEKDPKAAASDQPRVLFDTQSKPGANLTTTLSSKVQNLAEGLLADPANQASVSASSIVAIKPSTGAILAAASGPGSNGYDTAMLGQYAPGSTFKTITSLAMLRKGQTPDSVVPCTPTLEAGGTTFKNAPTYNAAKLGNVPLRTAFSYSCNTAFISQAGAVSQAELASAAASLGIGVPTDVGASSYDGSVPLDGTPAEHAASMIGQGKVQVSPVGMANIAASVAAGALVKPKLVITNPTPSGSAAPSSPSSPASRASNSAAATPPVALTAGETGSLKELMAGVVSERNAGPLLNLPGGQVFAKTGTAEFGTDTPPKTHSWLIAIQGDLAAAMFIEDGGYASVVLGPLMAKFLNGIGG
- a CDS encoding ABC transporter ATP-binding protein; this translates as MSDALAAALTIDGLVKDVGPFPALDGRMKRVISDLSLTAHFGQVTVLLGSNGAGKTTTLECAQGLQRRQGGNISLLGQDPEKADASLRARVGVMLQDGGLPPAMRPVQLLELVAGMYQNPLPVNELAEQLGINEFANTTIRRLSGGQKQRVALAAALIGRPEVVFLDEPSAGLDPQSRQLVFDLIRQLRADGLAVILTTHLLDDAQRLADYVYIIDDGRTVAEGTVPELLSNAAKVEAERSFSFDASAALDFSGALRAEVAIVETRPGSYLLTGPLLPEDLAALATWWAEHHVMPSAINLASHSLEDVFLDIANAAAAERSGT
- a CDS encoding ABC transporter permease, producing MNSATSSNVSRPAISQPASLGRRILQQGRHETLTMLRNGEQLTLAIVLPLLGLIALTVTPLLDNLGQARIDIAAPGVLALCAMSTALTGQGIATGFDRRYGVLRFLSTTPLGRTGLIVGKVAAVLAVLVIQVVVISAVALLLGWQPNFPGLLLGITLLILGALAFSSLGLLIAGTARPEATLALANLLWILFGALGGIVLPANRLPGMMQDIVHFLPSGALGDSMRQAFLGGGLDVFSVVILVLWAVLASAAAIKWFKWS
- a CDS encoding COX15/CtaA family protein; the encoded protein is MSSLYRSITAKLPTAVNPTVRRLAIASLIGQAVLIGTGGAVRLTSSGLGCPTWPRCTPESLVNTPEMGIHGIIEFGNRALTFVLAIIAVSMLVFLWNLRKERKDLFWLAFGLLASIPAQAIIGGLSVLTKLNPWVVGLHFLVSSALVVFAKLLVNRAYGRPPASQKPVRPLLRQLALTSAVLVGIAVVIGVMVTGSGPHAGDANAPRNGLDSDLITRIHVLPVYLLVAVSVLLLVVTWKRGKGDLLRSASLWLIATVVLQAVIGYTQHFTGLPPLLVGLHMLGAAALLAAGTNVADVALHSRRA
- a CDS encoding heme o synthase; the encoded protein is MRLTQAPATTAAAGNPPHKLGFAAKTKAYIALTKPRVMELLLVTTLPTMIFAARGLPNIWLILATMIGGAFAAGSAGAFNCYIDRDIDKIMHRTEDRPLVTGAVTPREALVFSWALGILSIAILWFGANPLAGLLGIAAIFFYVVVYTLILKRRTAQNIVWGGVAGCMPVLIAWAAVTNKVEWPAIILFMVIFLWTPPHYWPLSMRYSEDYKAANVPMLGAVAGARIVSVQVVLYTWAMVVCSLLLIPLGHACIVYTVVAGAAGLWFLLEAHRLHSKASHDTVTNKSAMKVFHGSISYLTLLFVALAVDPFVGMPLMG
- the tkt gene encoding transketolase — encoded protein: MPQEQQEFSWTTLDQRAVDTIKVLAADAVEKVGNGHPGTAMSLAPAAYLIFQRLLKHDPGDPQWAGRDRFILSPGHSSLTLYIQLFLSGYGLELSDLEALRTWGALTPGHPEYKHTKGVEITTGPLGQGLASSVGFAYSQRRMRGLFDADAAPGTSPFDHNIWVIASDGDLQEGVTSEASSLAGHQELGNLVVVYDQNHISIEDDTDIAYSEDVLKRYEAYGWHVQRVDWTKTGDYVEDVEGLYHALIEAKNETSKPSIIALRTIIGWPSPTKQNTGKIHGSALGAEEVAGLKKVLGFGPEKTFDVDPEVLAHAREVAARGAEAHADWDKELTSWQAGNPDGAALLDRIESGALPTDWAGALPTFEAGKDVSTRAASGKVINAIASELPELWGGSCDLAESNNTTIEGAPSFVPSDRQTGAWSGNPYGRVLHFGIREHAAAAIVNGIHLGGPTRAFSGTFLIFSDYQRPAIRLGALMGVPSIYVWTHDSIGLGEDGPTHQPVEQLASLRAIPGLDVVRPGDANEVAQAWKGILENRNNPAGIVLTRQNIPTYARAAGAATASEFASADGVLKGGYVLAESTSINAAGEASVATPEAILIATGSEVQLAVQARETLQAEGIPTRVVSMPCVEWFHAQSPEYRASVLPAAVKTRVSVEAGVAMPWREFLGDSGRSISLEHFGASADYKRLYAELGITVETVVAAAKDSQQAAASAAVAS